TACCACCAAATCGAATAACGAGAGCGCTGTGATTGTTCTGCTGTTTTTAATTGCATGATTGCGTTTATTTTTTAAATATATTTATCTTCAATATCATACAAAAAAAAAGCAGCCCGCAGGCTGCCATTGGTCTGTTGAGATCAGCATTTACAGCCGACATCCTGAATCTCCAACTGATCTGCCAGTAGTAATTCCAGTGAATGCTGTTGAATACCGTACATCTCTTTTAAAGCCTGAATTTGTGCCAGAATTTTGGCATCAGGTGCCTGATAATCTCTGCGCTTAATTGCCAGAATCATTTTATTCTTGCTGGTATGCTCCAGAGATACAAATTCAAAGACTTTAGTTTCATAACCATAGGCTTTGAGTAACAGTGCACGAATGGTATCGGTCAGCATCTCGGCCTGCTGTCCAGCATGAATCCCAAATTGCAGCATCGGCTGCAACACTGCCGGGCTTTGCAGTTGTGGGCGCAATTCTTTATGGCAACACGGCGCGCACATGATCATCGAGGCGTTCAGGCGGATACCGGTATGAATGGCAAAGTCAGTCGCTATGTCACAGGCATGCAGCGCAATCATCACATCCAGCTTCTCCGGATGGTAGGTGCGCACATCGCCCTGGAAAAAGTCCAGACGGCTAAAACCTTCAGCCTCGGCAACTTTTTGGCAAAATTCCACCAGATTCGAACGTAGCTCAACGCCGGTCACGTAGGGGGTTTTATGTTGATGCTGCAGATAGTCATACAGTGCGAAAGTCAGATAACCTTTACCGGAACCAAAATCCACCACATGAATGTCTTGCTGTTCTAACTGTAATTGCTCCCAGGCATTGGAAAAGATTTCTACAAACTTGTTAATCTGCTTCCATTTACGTGCCATGCTCGGAATGATCTCGGCTTTCTCGTCAGTAATGCCCAAACGTTGCAAGAACAGACGGTCCTGCTCGACATAACGCTGTTTGATGCGATCATGTCCCTGCACGGGAGTATTCGAAGCGGCTTTCACGGTTTTGATTTTGGATTGAGTCAGTATGGCTTTTTTCTTGTTCTTTTTCAGTTGCCATTCCTGATCCAGGCTGAATAAATTGGCTTGCTTACAACACTGTAATAGCTGCTCAATCTGGCTAAGGGCTTCTTCAAGCGGATAATTTTTGGTGACATCTTGCGTTTGGTAACGATACACACAAGACAAAACCGTTTGTCCTTGCAGTTCAATCAAGCGCCAAGTCATTTTTTCCAGCTGCTCCAGCTCTCCTTTGTACTGGCTTAACACCAGCCGATCAAAATTTTGTGTTTCAATTGCTTGTTGTAGGGCTTGCAGAAATTGTTGTTCTTGCAGTGAGGGAGAAGCGCCTTGAGACATAATCAGAACCTGAATAAATTTGCGACTAAATTTTAAAGCTTCTTACCCTAAAAGCAAAATTACATTACTATACAAGTGTATTTTTATATTTTAATGTCTATGAAATCACCTCTACAACAGAATTATGACGCATTAGAAGAACGACTCAACGTCATTACCCATGCGATCGGAGCAGTGCTGGCCATCATTGCCGGTATTTTTTTGCTGGTCAAAGGGTCTTATCTTTCGACCGGACTGTGGATTGGTTTGTGGGTCTATGCCCTGAGCCTGATTCTGTTGTTGAGCAGTTCAACGCTTTATCATTTGGCACAAACCGAAGACCGTCGTTTCTGGCTGAAAAAACTTGATCACACGGCGATTTATTATTTGATTGCCGGAACATATACCCCTTTCCTCAGTATTGCTTTGCCTACAGCCAAAGCGCAGTATCTGCTGATTGCCTTATGGGTGATTGCCCTGATCGGCACCCTGTTTAAGCTGGTATTGATCCACCGTTTTCATAAAGTTTCATTAATTGCCTATATTGTGATGGGCTGGCTGGCTGTGCTAGTGATTGACGACATGCAGCGTTACCTTTCCAAAGAAACTTTAACCCTGCTGATCATAGGAGGACTGGCCTATACCATCGGTGCAGTGTTTTATGCTTTGAAACGGATCAGATATACTCATGCCATCTGGCATGTTTTTGTCCTCATCGGCGCAGCAGCACATTTCCTCGCGATCTATTGTTACGTCATTTAAAAACAGCCTCACTCTTCGCTTTAGCCACCAGAATTTCCAGTTCAGGTGGCTTTTGTTCTTATACAATTTAAGGTTCTCCCATGACAGCCTCTTCTCCTGACGCGATGCCTGCGGGTGTTGCGACCAACTCCAAGGCACGTGTGTTATTTGCCAGCCTGGTGGGTACCACTATCGAGTTTTTTGATTTCTATATTTATGCGACTGCTGCGGTAATCATTTTTCCGCATCTGTTTTTCCCGGCCAGTAGTGACAGTGCAGCGGTCTTACAATCCCTCGCCACTTTTGCAATTGCATTCATTGCGCGCCCGGTTGGTGCAGCCCTGTTCGGCCATCTAGGGGATCGTATCGGCCGTAAAGCCACACTGGTCGCTGCGTTATTGACCATGGGGATTTCAACTGTGTGTATCGGTTTGTTACCGACCTATGCACAGATTGGCTTGGTTGCCCCGCTCTTATTAGCCTTATGCCGTTTGGGGCAAGGTCTCGGCTTGGGGGGTGAATGGAGTGGTGCAGTGTTATTGGCCACTGAAAATGCACCAGAAGGCAAACGTGCCTGGTACGGGATGTTTCCGCAGTTAGGTGCACCGATTGGTTTTATTCTGGCAACCGGTTCTTTCCTCACGCTGGGTGCACTCATGTCGGAACAAGCCTTTATGCAATGGGGCTGGCGTATTCCATTCCTGGCCAGTGCCATTTTAGTCATGGTCGGACTTTATATCCGTTTAAAACTGCATGAAACGCCGGCCTTCCAGAAAGTGCTGGATAAACAGAAAGAAGTGAATGTGCCGTTTAAGGAAGTCTTCAGCAAACATTTACGCATGCTGATCCTCGGTACCATTGCTGCGATTTGTACCTTTGTGGTGTTCTATCTGACCACGGTATTTGCGCTGAATTGGGGAACCACCAAACTGGGCTATGCACGCAGTGAATTCTTGCGTTTACAATTGATCGCCACTCTGTGCTTTGCGGCTTTTATTCCGCTGTCTGCCGTCTTTGCAGAAAAGCTCGGCCGCAAAACCACCTCAATTTTAGTCTGCCTGATTTCGGCTATTTTTGGGCTGTTCTTTGCCGACATGCTGGAATCCGGCAATACCCTGATCGTCTTTTTGTTCCTGTGTATTGGTCTGGCGATTATGGGTCTGACCTATGGCCCGATTGGCACCGTGTTATCTGAGATTTTTCCGACCTCGGTTCGTTATACCGGTTCGGCACTGACCTTTAACCTGGCCGGGATTTTTGGTGCCTCATTCGCGCCCCTGATTGCAACCAAACTGGCCGAAACCTATGGCTTATATGCCGTGGGTTATTATCTGAGTGCTGCTTCATTGCTTTCCCTGATCGCCTTTTTAATGATCCGTGAAACCAAAAATGAAGATGTCAATAATCAGATTTAAGCTGATCTGACACAACAAAAAGGCAGTCTTCATGACCGCCTTTTTGTTTTTTACAATGCTTATACCAGCTCAATAATGTCAATAGTCGGCGGTACCCGAAAACGAAATGGCACTCCGACCATTCCGGTACCAACCGTAACAAACACATCGGCATGCTCATGCTGATAGAAGCCATGTTTATGACCTAAAATGGAAACTTTTTTCATAATGTAATTGGTGACAAACGGCAACTCGACCTGCCCCCCATGCGTATGCCCTGACAGCATCAATGGACGTGTCGGGAGCTGCGGCACCATATCCACGGTATCCGGGTTATGCGACAGAATCAGCCAGGGCTTATCTTGTGGCAAGCCAGGCATATGGCGCATATCGGTTTTTCCCGCCCATAAATCGCCAATACCAATCAGACGAAACTCAGCAAAATCGATGACTTTTCCTTCAATATCGATGACCTCATTGACGTCAAGAGCATGACACAGTAGCTCACGAATCGGTGGGCCTGGATATTCTTCATCATGATTGCCGAGCACTGAATACACGGGAGCCTCAATCTGCCGCAGAATCCGCAGCTCATCCGCCAGCTTGTTTTCCGGTTCATAGGTCCAGTCACCGGCAACCACGACCAGGTCAGGGTTTTGCTGGTTAATCTTTTCTACAATAATTTTCAGTTGCCGCTCATGGCCGGAGAACAACCCGATATGCAAATCGGCGATCAAGGCAACTTTCACCGGTTTCTGAAAAGGCTGCTGCGGATTGAGCTGATAACGGTGTTTCTGAATCCGCACGCTATGCGGTTCAATAAACCGTGCATAGATCAATACACTGGTGAGTAGAAATACAAATACGGTCTGATGGCCAGAATAATAACCACTCCAGCCGGCATATAAACTAAAAAAGAACAAAGGAAACAATAAATAAGACAGATAAAATGCCAGAAGATGGACAAAGGCTTTAAATGGATGAATGGTCTCGGTACGAGACTGACTGATCCAGGCCTGACTCACGGCCCATAGCGCCAACAAAATAAAACTAAAGTAAAAGTACAAAATCACTGAATTGGCTGCCCACATATTTATTCTCTAAAGCTGATGCAGACGTCGGTGCTGTCATCAATATTTATCTTTGCACAACACCTGATTATACTCTAGCTCTATTTTTGACCTGATCCGCATTATGTCGCATTCCGCTGAGCACTTCACTGCTGCCAACCGCTCATCATTTTCCCGGTTCCGTTCCCGTCAAACGGCACTGGTGCTCAGCTGCAGCTTGGTCTTGGGTATTCCGGCCTGTAGCACCTTACCGACACCCGGACCTGAAAGACCTCACTACGCCTATCAAGTCGATACCTCACAAGCCTCTCTGTCCAAACTGATTCATCCGCTTCGCAGCCAGAATCCAGGATTGACCGGTTATCATGTCCTGTATGATCCACTCGAAGCACTCGCAGCGCGCTTACGCCTGATTGACCGTGCTGAAAAGACTTTGGATCTGCAATATTACATCTGGGATAACGATAAAATCGGTGCCCTGGCTTTACATTCGATTTTGAAGGCAGCCGACCGCGGAGTAAAAGTCAGGATTCTGATGGATGACAATAACAGTAAAAAAATGGAAGGCATCTATCTGGCGTTGTCCCAACATCCGAACATTGAGGTCAAACTGTTCAACCCTTACCGCTTCCGCAAATACCGTGCAATGGACATGCTGCTCGATCTGAAACGCATCAACCGCCGCATGCACAATAAAAGCTTTATTGCCGATAACCAGATCGCCCTGATTGGCGGGCGCAATATGAGTAACCAGTACTACAATGCCAGTGACAATTATCAGTTCTCGGATGTCGATGTCATGCTGGTTGGGCAGGCAGTGGATGAGATTATTCACTCATTCGATGAATACTGGAATCACGACTATGCCTATTCAGTGCAACATATTGTGCATCCCGAACAGCACCGTCTGAGCTATAACAGCCTCAGACAACAACTGGATGCTCACGCTCAGGACATTACCGTACAGAATTATCTGGATTTGGCCAAACGCTCGAATGCCTTTGAACAATGGTTAAACCAGCGTCTTCAGTTCGACTGGGTTAAAGCTGAAGTAGTAAAAGACTCGCCTGAAAAAATCAAATCGCGTGCACGCAAAGAAGACTACCTGAATTTCCAGCTAATCAATCACTTAGACACCCCGGCTCACAGCGTGGATATTATTTCAGCCTATTTTGTCCCTGAGAAAAAAGGTACAGAAATGCTGAATCAGATCGCGCAAAAAGGGGTCCAGGTACGGGTATTGACCAATTCTTTTGCGGCCAATGACGTTGCCGTTGTACATGCCTACTATGCCAAATACCGTAAACCGCTCCTGGCCAACGGTGTGCAACTCTATGAATTCTTGCCGGTGCTGGCAGCTGAAGACCTGAATGCAAACACCGAAGAGATTGCCAAGAAAGCCAAGGTCAGCCTGAAAGGTTTAAGTCATTCCAGTCTACATGCCAAACTGATGGCACTGGATGAAAAGCAGGTGTTTATTGGCTCTTTTAACTTTGACCCGCGCTCGTCCTATCTCAATACCGAAATTGGCGTGCTCCTCAATAGCCCGGCACTGGCCAGTCAGGTGCATCAGACCATGGATCAGAATCTCAGTAAATATGCCTATCAACTGCTGTTAAATGCTGAGCAGAAAATCATCTGGCGGCAAGAAAACGCACAACATAGTAAGATTTATAAAAAAGAACCGCATATGAAATGGTGGCAAAAAGCCAGTATGAAAGTGATTTCCTGGCTGCCTTTCGAAGGATTTATGTAAAACTGGCTTCCGACTCCGGCTCTGCCGCCGGAACGGGTTTTAACACCTTGCGATGTAATTCATTCAACCCCTGCACCATGCGCTGATGCACTTCTTCGGTCAGGGTTTCAAGCGTATGGCCAGCAACCTCAATTTCTGGCATCACCATCAGATGTGCCGTTACCTGCGGCATTTCCAGCACCCGCTTAATATGATCAATAAAGGTCATCTCATCAATAAATGGTGCGATCATATCCAGTTCACACTGCTGGTTCACATAACAGATCAGCGTGACCTGTACTGGACGTTGGGCCTCTATCGCAGCGGCGAGCAGGCGTCCATGGATTTTTTTGATCGCTCGACCATTTGACGTGGTCGCTTCAGGGAAAAATAGAACCGGCACATCTTTTTTCAGGAAATCCGTAATCTGCTCACGAATCCGGCCAGAATCCCCCGAACCGCGTTTAATAAACAGGGTACCGCCACCTTTGGCCAGTTTACCGAGTAAGGGCCAATCGGCAATTTCAGCTTTCGCTAAAAAGAACACACGTGCACCAGACCCCAATACTGCAATATCCAGCCAGGACACATGATTACTCACCCATAAAGATGGGCGGTGAGAAATCTGCCCATGCATTTCGACCTGAATATTAAAGACTTCACAGAGACGGCGGCAAAAATGCTGCACATAACGTGTGTTATGCGGATTGTTCGGCTCTTTATACATGCGATGGCGAAATACCAGATAAAATCCTTCCAGAATTACCGACACGGTCATGAACAGCTTTTTACTGTAGAAAAAAAATCGCGTGATTCCATGCAATTTAGACGAGAAAACCGTTGGGGTTGGATTCATAACACTGTCAGGCACAAAGCGGGCGAAGGATCATGGCTACATATCTTATACGTTTTACCTGCAAGATGCATTGATCATAAAAACCGAATATCTGCATTAAAATTCTCCATTTTTCTTTAATCTCCACCTCGCCTAACATCATCAATAAGAACAAAAACTGTCAATCCTGTATTAGTTGACTGAAACAAGAGGAGTCTGTACATGAAACCTACTCGTCTTTGTAAAGTTTTGATTGGCGGTAGCATCCTTTACCTCGGTGCACTGCTCCTCACCTCACGTATATTTGTTTACTTCCTATAAACAAACAGGGAAAAGCTCCTGAACAGGCTGCTTTTCCTCTAGAATAAGATTTTTCACCTCGTACAGAGTCTAAACATCCGTGGAACCAATTGAGCAACCTCAAGGTGTAGAACGCGCTATCCTGGTCAGCGTATCAGTACAAATGCTGGAAGATATTGATGCAGAAGAATTCAATCTACTGGCACAGTCTGCAGGTGCAGAGGTCATCGAGCATCTGCAGGTGCAACGCATCAAGCCGGACCCAAAACTGTTTATTGGCTCGGGCAAGACCGATGAAATTGCCGAATTGGTGAAACAGCAGGAAGCCAGTCTGGTCATTTTTGACCACACTTTGTCCCCTGCACAAGAGCGTAATCTGGAACGGGTATTGCAATGCCGCGTCATTGACCGTACGGGGTTAATTCTGGATATTTTTGCCCAGCGCGCCCGCACCCATGAAGGTAAACTGCAGGTCGAACTGGCACAACTGGAATATCTGTCGACGCGTTTGGTCCGGGGCTGGAGCAATCTAGAGCGACAAAAAGGCGGGATCGGCTTACGCGGTCCCGGTGAAAAACAACTGGAAACAGACCGACGTCTGTTAAGGATTCGTGTCGGACAGCTCAAAGAACGTCTGGAAAAAGTCCGGAAAACCCGTATTCAGGGCCGTGCAGCACGACAAAAAGCCGCTGTGCCAACCGTCTCACTGGTTGGTTATACCAATGCAGGTAAATCTACCCTGTTTAACACCTTGGCCAACAGCAATGTCTATGCCGCTAACCAGCTCTTTGCCACGCTTGATCCAACGCTACGCCGTTTGCAGTGGGATGGGATTGGTACCGTCGTACTGGCCGATACCGTAGGCTTTGTCCGCAACCTGCAGCACGGTCTGGTCGAATCTTTCAAAGCCACTCTGGAAGAAGTACTTGAGGCGACACTGCTCCTGCACGTGATTGATAGCAGCAGTCCAGACATGCTGGAGCAGATTGAAGCCGTCGAAAAAGTGCTAAAAGAAATTGGTGCGAATGTTCCGGTACTACGCGTCTATAACAAGATTGACCAGAGTGGCGAAGAAGCAAAAATCGTCTATCGTGGTCCGCACCTTCCTGATCGTGTCTATGTTTCTGCCCATAGCGGTCAAGGTCTGGATTTACTGCGTCAGGCCGTGCAGGAATGTCTGCTTGGCCAGTTGCAGACCTTTGATCTGGTGCTGCAACCCGCTTATAACAAGTTACGTACCCAACTCTATACGCTAAACGTCATTCAATCCGAACAGTATGATGAGGTTGGCAATCTGCATCTGCAAGTCAGCATGGCGCCCGATAAATTGCAGCAGCTGATCCGGCAGGCCAATTTACCGATTGATGAAATTCTTGGCACGGCAGCACAGCAATTCAAAAGACCACTAGAAGAATTTGAAATCCAGGATCAGATCGGTTAAAACGTGAAACGTCAGGTTTAAAAGTAGCAGCAGACATGGATGCAATAAAAAAATTGGATTGGCCAGCCTGGATTGGCACACTGGCATTGATCGTGATTTTTCGCGAAGCAGCAGT
This portion of the Acinetobacter sp. GSS19 genome encodes:
- a CDS encoding class I SAM-dependent methyltransferase, with amino-acid sequence MSQGASPSLQEQQFLQALQQAIETQNFDRLVLSQYKGELEQLEKMTWRLIELQGQTVLSCVYRYQTQDVTKNYPLEEALSQIEQLLQCCKQANLFSLDQEWQLKKNKKKAILTQSKIKTVKAASNTPVQGHDRIKQRYVEQDRLFLQRLGITDEKAEIIPSMARKWKQINKFVEIFSNAWEQLQLEQQDIHVVDFGSGKGYLTFALYDYLQHQHKTPYVTGVELRSNLVEFCQKVAEAEGFSRLDFFQGDVRTYHPEKLDVMIALHACDIATDFAIHTGIRLNASMIMCAPCCHKELRPQLQSPAVLQPMLQFGIHAGQQAEMLTDTIRALLLKAYGYETKVFEFVSLEHTSKNKMILAIKRRDYQAPDAKILAQIQALKEMYGIQQHSLELLLADQLEIQDVGCKC
- the trhA gene encoding PAQR family membrane homeostasis protein TrhA, whose amino-acid sequence is MSMKSPLQQNYDALEERLNVITHAIGAVLAIIAGIFLLVKGSYLSTGLWIGLWVYALSLILLLSSSTLYHLAQTEDRRFWLKKLDHTAIYYLIAGTYTPFLSIALPTAKAQYLLIALWVIALIGTLFKLVLIHRFHKVSLIAYIVMGWLAVLVIDDMQRYLSKETLTLLIIGGLAYTIGAVFYALKRIRYTHAIWHVFVLIGAAAHFLAIYCYVI
- a CDS encoding MFS transporter, translating into MTASSPDAMPAGVATNSKARVLFASLVGTTIEFFDFYIYATAAVIIFPHLFFPASSDSAAVLQSLATFAIAFIARPVGAALFGHLGDRIGRKATLVAALLTMGISTVCIGLLPTYAQIGLVAPLLLALCRLGQGLGLGGEWSGAVLLATENAPEGKRAWYGMFPQLGAPIGFILATGSFLTLGALMSEQAFMQWGWRIPFLASAILVMVGLYIRLKLHETPAFQKVLDKQKEVNVPFKEVFSKHLRMLILGTIAAICTFVVFYLTTVFALNWGTTKLGYARSEFLRLQLIATLCFAAFIPLSAVFAEKLGRKTTSILVCLISAIFGLFFADMLESGNTLIVFLFLCIGLAIMGLTYGPIGTVLSEIFPTSVRYTGSALTFNLAGIFGASFAPLIATKLAETYGLYAVGYYLSAASLLSLIAFLMIRETKNEDVNNQI
- a CDS encoding metallophosphoesterase produces the protein MWAANSVILYFYFSFILLALWAVSQAWISQSRTETIHPFKAFVHLLAFYLSYLLFPLFFFSLYAGWSGYYSGHQTVFVFLLTSVLIYARFIEPHSVRIQKHRYQLNPQQPFQKPVKVALIADLHIGLFSGHERQLKIIVEKINQQNPDLVVVAGDWTYEPENKLADELRILRQIEAPVYSVLGNHDEEYPGPPIRELLCHALDVNEVIDIEGKVIDFAEFRLIGIGDLWAGKTDMRHMPGLPQDKPWLILSHNPDTVDMVPQLPTRPLMLSGHTHGGQVELPFVTNYIMKKVSILGHKHGFYQHEHADVFVTVGTGMVGVPFRFRVPPTIDIIELV
- a CDS encoding phospholipase D family protein; the protein is MSHSAEHFTAANRSSFSRFRSRQTALVLSCSLVLGIPACSTLPTPGPERPHYAYQVDTSQASLSKLIHPLRSQNPGLTGYHVLYDPLEALAARLRLIDRAEKTLDLQYYIWDNDKIGALALHSILKAADRGVKVRILMDDNNSKKMEGIYLALSQHPNIEVKLFNPYRFRKYRAMDMLLDLKRINRRMHNKSFIADNQIALIGGRNMSNQYYNASDNYQFSDVDVMLVGQAVDEIIHSFDEYWNHDYAYSVQHIVHPEQHRLSYNSLRQQLDAHAQDITVQNYLDLAKRSNAFEQWLNQRLQFDWVKAEVVKDSPEKIKSRARKEDYLNFQLINHLDTPAHSVDIISAYFVPEKKGTEMLNQIAQKGVQVRVLTNSFAANDVAVVHAYYAKYRKPLLANGVQLYEFLPVLAAEDLNANTEEIAKKAKVSLKGLSHSSLHAKLMALDEKQVFIGSFNFDPRSSYLNTEIGVLLNSPALASQVHQTMDQNLSKYAYQLLLNAEQKIIWRQENAQHSKIYKKEPHMKWWQKASMKVISWLPFEGFM
- a CDS encoding lysophospholipid acyltransferase family protein, which produces MNPTPTVFSSKLHGITRFFFYSKKLFMTVSVILEGFYLVFRHRMYKEPNNPHNTRYVQHFCRRLCEVFNIQVEMHGQISHRPSLWVSNHVSWLDIAVLGSGARVFFLAKAEIADWPLLGKLAKGGGTLFIKRGSGDSGRIREQITDFLKKDVPVLFFPEATTSNGRAIKKIHGRLLAAAIEAQRPVQVTLICYVNQQCELDMIAPFIDEMTFIDHIKRVLEMPQVTAHLMVMPEIEVAGHTLETLTEEVHQRMVQGLNELHRKVLKPVPAAEPESEASFT
- the hflX gene encoding ribosome rescue GTPase HflX produces the protein MEPIEQPQGVERAILVSVSVQMLEDIDAEEFNLLAQSAGAEVIEHLQVQRIKPDPKLFIGSGKTDEIAELVKQQEASLVIFDHTLSPAQERNLERVLQCRVIDRTGLILDIFAQRARTHEGKLQVELAQLEYLSTRLVRGWSNLERQKGGIGLRGPGEKQLETDRRLLRIRVGQLKERLEKVRKTRIQGRAARQKAAVPTVSLVGYTNAGKSTLFNTLANSNVYAANQLFATLDPTLRRLQWDGIGTVVLADTVGFVRNLQHGLVESFKATLEEVLEATLLLHVIDSSSPDMLEQIEAVEKVLKEIGANVPVLRVYNKIDQSGEEAKIVYRGPHLPDRVYVSAHSGQGLDLLRQAVQECLLGQLQTFDLVLQPAYNKLRTQLYTLNVIQSEQYDEVGNLHLQVSMAPDKLQQLIRQANLPIDEILGTAAQQFKRPLEEFEIQDQIG